A genomic region of Armatimonadota bacterium contains the following coding sequences:
- a CDS encoding helix-turn-helix transcriptional regulator gives MRHFRKKDVHFLGILQTHFVSALRRAKLFEEILRTKNTLEGAFDKAPMPIFIFDDSAKLIHINQMAESICGGINKQENLDRIVSAVSMLIKEQQLAEKICIPPRECICYIGNQAYRLGAYLFQASCCRKYYVVPVVSAMDYLRFAYNRAVNQYGLTHCEANICAMLIAGLSDKDIARRLNVDIEIAITRVKSVFDRLRVSCVSELVDKLIGDFRPKVNNQDR, from the coding sequence ATGCGCCATTTTCGCAAAAAAGACGTACATTTTCTAGGTATTTTGCAAACACATTTTGTTAGCGCCCTGCGCCGTGCCAAACTTTTTGAGGAAATACTTAGGACAAAGAATACTTTGGAGGGCGCATTCGACAAAGCACCTATGCCAATTTTTATTTTCGATGATTCCGCAAAGCTCATCCACATAAACCAAATGGCGGAATCTATTTGCGGTGGCATAAATAAGCAGGAAAATCTTGATAGGATTGTCAGTGCTGTGTCTATGCTGATAAAAGAGCAGCAATTGGCAGAAAAGATTTGCATACCACCTCGAGAGTGCATATGTTATATTGGAAACCAAGCTTACCGACTCGGCGCATACTTATTTCAGGCATCTTGCTGTCGGAAGTATTATGTCGTACCTGTTGTAAGCGCTATGGATTATTTGCGGTTTGCTTATAACAGAGCTGTAAACCAATATGGTTTGACGCATTGCGAGGCAAACATTTGCGCTATGCTTATTGCAGGCCTTTCTGATAAGGATATTGCAAGAAGATTGAATGTTGACATTGAAATTGCTATAACACGAGTTAAATCTGTTTTCGACCGCTTACGTGTATCGTGCGTATCCGAGTTAGTGGATAAGCTAATTGGTGATTTCCGTCCCAAGGTCAACAACCAAGACCGCTGA